The following DNA comes from Chthoniobacterales bacterium.
GGCTGGGACATCGCCGTCGTGCGCCGGGAAAACCGGATCGGCTTCAAGGCCGGGGCGCTGGAGGAAGGGCTGAAAACGGCCAAGGGCGATTACATTTTCATCTTAGACGCCGACTTCGTGCCGCTCCCGGACATGCTCCAGAAATCGATCCATTTCTTCACCGATCCTAAGATCGGGATGATCCAGACGCGCTGGGGTCACATCAACCGCACCTATTCGCTGCTGACACGGGTGCAGGCGATGTTTCTGGACGGGCATTTGCTTCTGGAACAAACCGCGCGCTGCCGCAGCGGACGTTTCTTTAATTTCAATGGGACTGCCGGCATCTGGCGGAAAAGCTGCATTACCGAGGCCGGCGGCTGGCAGCACGACACGCTGACCGAGGATTTGGACCTCAGCTACCGCGCGCAGATGAAAGGCTGGAAATTTGTCTTCCTGAAAGACGTGGTCACACCCGCCGAGTTGCCCGTGGACATGAACGGCTTCAAGTCGCAGCAGCATCGCTGGACCAAGGGCAGCGTGCAGACCTGCAAAAAAATCCTCCCGCTCCTCTGGCGCAGCCAGCTTCCGCTCGTCATAAAGTTGGAAGCCACCGCGCACCTAACCTCGAACTTCGCCTACCTGCTGCTGGCTGCACTCTGCGTTTTGCTTCATCCGGCATCCAGCGTGCAGATCAATGGCTGGTGGCATCTGCTCATCATCGACATTCCGATTTTCCTCTCGGCATCGGGCTCCGTGGCGCTCTTTTATCTCTGCGCCCAGATTCATCTGCATCCGAAAACTTGGTTGCGCGAAATGCTTCTCCT
Coding sequences within:
- a CDS encoding cellulose synthase family protein, whose protein sequence is MLLGLSAYGLHRYSIIFLFLKYRKQEPRPLRQFESLPVVTVQLPIYNEYYVVERLLESVAQLDYPKELLQIQVLDDSTDETVELTQSRVSAMQLDGWDIAVVRRENRIGFKAGALEEGLKTAKGDYIFILDADFVPLPDMLQKSIHFFTDPKIGMIQTRWGHINRTYSLLTRVQAMFLDGHLLLEQTARCRSGRFFNFNGTAGIWRKSCITEAGGWQHDTLTEDLDLSYRAQMKGWKFVFLKDVVTPAELPVDMNGFKSQQHRWTKGSVQTCKKILPLLWRSQLPLVIKLEATAHLTSNFAYLLLAALCVLLHPASSVQINGWWHLLIIDIPIFLSASGSVALFYLCAQIHLHPKTWLREMLLLPLLLALGIGMSLNNAKAVLEAIFNQESGFERTPKYGIEKNGQRWNTARYIPIKTLLPIIELVFAGYFTWFLWEAVQRRQFLNVPFLLLFQVGFSYVALNSLLQWMPRFTFGKRSPVAPLPA